From Strongyloides ratti genome assembly S_ratti_ED321, scaffold srae_scaffold0000001, one genomic window encodes:
- a CDS encoding Transthyretin-like family-containing protein, protein MIISKIFYTIYIFIFLTDFIFKTECLFFKHTVGVSGILRCKFLKSGNFNVLLSNNKNINDNKVLAKTQAKLNNSFFLIASSVSLTKAAFFVKIYHNCFYSKRYCLGVIIKTIPSKYIYNKIGVNNFFSLRNLKLEEERSEFIYCGIKKNRLTV, encoded by the exons atgataatttctaaaattttttatactatttatatctttatttttttaactgattttatctttaaaactGAATGCttgttttttaaacataCAGTTGGAGTATCAGGTATTCTTagatgtaaatttttaaaatctggaaattttaatgttttgcTATCTAATAATAAGAACATAAATGATAACAAAGTTTTGGCTAAAACTCAAGCTAAActtaataattcattttttcttatagCAAGTAGTGTAAGTTTGACAAAAGCTG ctttttttgttaaaatatatcacaattgtttttattcAAAACGATATTGTCTAGGtgtaataattaaaacaattccttcaaaatatatttataataaaattggagtaaacaactttttttctttaagaaatttaaaattggAAGAAGAAAGAAGtgaatttatttattgtggaattaaaaaaaaccgACTTACTGTGtaa
- a CDS encoding Transthyretin-like family-containing protein, which translates to MFFLKKHKFGLSGYLQCPYLLGGLFEVTLSSNYNTYEKNPLAKVRAKLNTSFDIYASVTTLKTIHPCVKIYHNCFRSKSHCLGLIIIPIPQNFVYKKKSLLNFYSLGKFDLSRQQSHILDCGIKKNRRTI; encoded by the exons atgttttttttaaaaaagcatAAATTTGGATTATCAGGTTATCTTCAATGCCCTTATTTACTTGGTGGACTATTTGAAGTTACTTTATCTAGCAACTACAATACGTATGAAAAAAATCCTTTAGCTAAAGTTCGTGCTAAACTTAATACCTCTTTTGATATTTATGCAAGCGTAACAACTCTAAAAACAATTC atccttgtgttaaaatatatcacaATTGTTTTCGTTCAAAATCACATTGTCTTggtttaataataattccGATTCCtcaaaattttgtttacaaaaaaaaaagcctgcttaatttttatagtttagGAAAATTTGATTTAAGTCGCCAACAAAGTCATATTTTAGATTgtggtataaaaaaaaatcgtCGTACCatataa
- a CDS encoding Protein argonaute-4: protein MAESNIDCPQLTDNNNDKINNIDENDKNNLLISLTNLLILQNTHNNCNNNFTNQFEELIMLNTGTQNSINNEGHEISNYPSFLNNVPIMNTKNNNELSLVQNKQIPFVFQIPKRPDHGTQGREIDLKANFFKIKIPYINIVWYYVEIFPENCPRKVNRQVMETLISTHPNIFGNLKIVYDGKKNMYSKEILSIGGDMIEFEVNIGVNPNEERLFTVTIIYQNTISLQLLDDVFNGLLSNVPSECIKALDIILRHLPSIEYTPVGRSFFSPPDNLIIERINYRPESAKLGGGREVWFGFHQSVRPSELRMMLNIDVSATAFYSKVSVLHFLCQVLEIPIPEPREKLSLSDAQRVKFCREIKGLKIEVTHLGQMRRKYRICNVTRRSAYSQTFPLDNGNGKSTECTVARYFSDKYNIKLRYPFLPCLQVGQENRHIYLPIEVCKIVLGQRCNKKLNDSQTSIMIKATARNAPDRESEITSLVRRANMIDDEWAKEFGISINDEMTEVKGRILPPPKLMYSRDTKSTVIPFQGVWDMRNKQFHTSFEVKTWAMACFAEQLHVRENDLREFTVHLRRISTDAGMPLIGNPCFCKYVGGVSQVEPMFQYLKTTYPTLQLIIVILPGKTPIYAEVKRVGDTILGIATQCIQAKNVIKTTSQNLSNLCLKINVKLGGVNTILLPSVRPPIFNEPVIFLGADITHPPAGDPKKPSIAAVVGSMDAHPSRYAATVRVQSTRQEIITDLAFMVRELLVQFYKSTHFKPTKIVLYRNGVTENNFLNVLQYELRAIREACMSLERGYQPGITFIVVQKRHHTRFFVCNKDERVGKAQNIPPGTIVDSGVTHPTEFDFYLCSHAGIQGTSRPSHYHVLWDDNKLNSDELQILTYQLCHTYVRCTRTISIPAPAYYAYLVAFRARYHLVDRERDSGEGSQPSETSEDTTMSNLTRAIRVHPNASKVMYFA from the exons ATGGCTGAAAGTAATATTGATTGCCCTCAATTAACAGATAACAATAAtg ataaaataaataatattgatgaaaatgataaaaataatcttttaatttctttaacaaatttattaatcttACAAAATACTcataataattgtaataataattttactaatcaatttgaagaattaataatgttaaatacTGGAACACAAAAttctataaataatgaaGGACATGAAATTTCTAATTAtccatcttttttaaataatgtccCAATAAtgaatactaaaaataataatgaattatCTTTAGTACAAAATAAGCAAATACCATTTGTATTTCAAATCCCAAAACGTCCTGATCATGGTACTCAAGGAAGAGAAATTGATTTAAaagcaaatttttttaaaataaaaattccatatataaatattgtatgGTATTATGTAGAAATATTTCCAGAAAATTGTCCTAGAAAAGTTAATCGTCAAGTAATGGAAACATTAATTTCTACTCATCCAAATATATttggtaatttaaaaatagtttatgatggtaaaaaaaatatgtattcaAAAGAAATTCTTTCTATAGGAGGTGATATGATTGAATTTGAAGTTAATATTGGAGTAAATCCAAATGAAGAAAGATTATTTACAGtaacaataatttatcaaaatacaATTTCTTTACAACTTTTAGATGATGTTTTTAATGGATTACTTTCAAATGTACCATCTGAATGTATAAAAGCAttagatataattttaagacATCTTCCATCTATTGAATATACACCAGTTGGAAGATCATTTTTTTCACCACcagataatttaattattgaaAGAATTAATTATAGACCAGAATCTGCAAAATTAGGAGGTGGGCGTGAGGTATGGTTTGGTTTTCATCAATCAGTTCGCCCATCAGAATTACGTATGATGTTAAATATTGATGTTTCAGCAACAGCATTTTACAGTAAAGTTTCagttttacattttttatgtCAAGTATTAGAAATACCTATTCCAGAACCTAgagaaaaattatcattatctgATGCTCAAAGAGTTAAATTTTGTAGAGAAATAAAAGgtttaaaaattgaagtAACACATTTAGGGCAAATGCGTAGAAAATATAGAATTTGTAATGTCACAAGAAGATCAGCCTATTCTCAAACATTTCCACTTGATAATGGAAATGGTAAAAGTACAGAATGTACTGTCGCAAGATATTTTTcagataaatataatattaaattacgATATCCATTTTTACCATGTTTACAAGTTGGTCAAGAAAATagacatatatatttaccaATTGAAGTATGTAAAATTGTTTTAGGACAAAGatgtaataaaaaacttaatGATAGTCAAACATCTATAATGATTAAAGCAACAGCACGAAATGCTCCTGATAGAGAAAGTGAAATAACAAGTTTAGTTAGAAGAGCAAATATGATTGATGATGAATGGGCTAAAGAATTTGGTATATCAATAAATGATGAAATGACTGAGGTAAAGGGAAGAATTCTTCCTCCACCAAAACTTATGTATAGTAGAGATACAAAATCAACAGTTATACCATTTCAAGGTGTATGGGATATGCGTAATAAACAATTTCATACAAGTTTTGAAGTTAAAACATGGGCTATGGCTTGTTTTGCTGAACAACTTCATGTTAGAGAAAATGATTTACGTGAATTTACAGTACATCTTAGAAGAATATCAACAGATGCTGGTATGCCATTAATTGGTAATCCatgtttttgtaaatatgTAGGAGGTGTTAGTCAAGTAGAACCAATgtttcaatatttaaaaactacATATCCTACTCttcaattaataattgtaattttacCAGGAAAAACACCAATTTATGCTGAAGTAAAAAGAGTTGGTGATACTATTTTAGGTATTGCAACACAATGTATTCAAGctaaaaatgttatcaaaACTACATCACAAAATCTTTCtaatttatgtttaaaaataaatgttaaattagGAGGTGTTAATACAATATTACTTCCATCAGTTAGACCACCTATATTTAATGAAccagttatatttttaggtGCTGATATAACTCATCCACCTGCTGGTGATCCAAAAAAACCATCAATTGCTGCTGTTGTTGGTTCAATGGATGCTCATCCATCACGTTATGCTGCTACAGTTCGTGTACAATCAACAAGACAAGAAATAATTACTGATCTTGCTTTTATGGTTAGAGAATTATTAgtacaattttataaaagtacaCATTTTAAACCAACAAAAATTGTACTTTATCGTAATGGTGTTactgaaaataattttttaaatgttcttCAATATGAACTTAGAGCAATTAGAGAAGCATGTATGTCATTAGAAAGAGGATACCAACCTGGAATTACATTTATTGTTGTTCAAAAACGTCATCATACAAGATTTTTTGTATGTAATAAAGATGAACGTGTTGGTAAGGCACAAAATATTCCACCAGGTACTATTGTTGATTCTGGAGTAACTCATCCAACtgaatttgatttttatctTTGTTCTCATGCTGGTATTCAGGGAACATCTAGACCATCACATTATCATGTTCTTTGGGATGATAATAAACTTAATTCAGATgaattacaaatattaacCTATCAATTATGTCATACTTATGTTCGTTGTACTAGAACTATATCAATACCAGCACCTGCATATTATGCATATCTTGTAGCATTTCGTGCTCGTTACCATTTAGTAGATCGTGAACGTGATTCTGGTGAAGGATCACAACCATCTGAAACATCAGAAGATACAACAATGTCAAACTTGACTCGTGCTATTAGGGTTCATCCTAATGCTAGCAAAGTTATGTATTTTGCATAA